The following nucleotide sequence is from Novipirellula artificiosorum.
CTTCGGCGTGAAGGTAATGGAAAGAATCCCCCAGCGATGTTTCCTGGTGAGGGCCCACCGGAAGACGCGACGACACGGAAACAACTCCGTGCCGAATCGGCTTTCCCCACCGACGAAGCTCGATTCGCGATTCCACCAACCTGCGAAGGGTATCCAGACGTGGACACGCATCGCGACCTTGAATTCTTTCTGATCGCCAAGTGATCGCACTGCCCACGAGCGGAGAATGTGGGGAAACTTCTTCGTCGCTCGACTTCTCATCGCCAATTCGAACGGCGTCGATCAGGAGGGCGGTCGTGAGCCTTTTCGTCAACACTCCAACCGCCCGCTTCCCAACCGTCTTCGCAAATGATCTCCGCCTTCACTCGCGAGACCAGATTTGTCATTAAAACGCCAACACGAAAGGGCGCGATCAATCGTTCATGTATTCGCATCGCTAGTTTTTGACCTTTGGAATGAGGTTTTGGTAGCTGAACCCCAGTCTGGGCAAACTCAGGCTGGCGTTGTCAATCACCAGCACCCAATCGTTATTGCGTCCTGCCGATGGTGGAGTGAACCTTCGTGTCTTGGTTCGCTTGAACTCTCCGATCAATTGGCTCGAATTCTGTCGTGGGTTGAACCACCAAACATTGATCGATTCTCCGGAAATCTGCTCGAGCGAGACGGTGACCGGTTGTCCTTGCGGCCGGTAGACGACACCGAACGAGCCGTCTTGAGCCCACCCTGCATGGACGTTTTCGGAATCCATCGTCATCGCCTTGTCCCGGCGCATTTCCCAAAAAGGCCGAGCCTCGAAGAGGTCGCGAAAGTACTTCATTTGCTGGGAACCTGGGTGATGCAGAGCCTCGGTCCAGGGGGTGCGTGCGATCGACTTCGGAGGTCGCGTGGGTAACCACATCTGCCAGATGTTGTGATCACCATAGGTATGACCGCACCCACCCATTCCGTGGGAGAGCCCCATTTGAAAAGGTGGGCGTTTCAAAGAGTGCAGAGACTGATTGCTTTTAAAAATGAGAGTTCCGGAGTTCTTTCATGGATAGA
It contains:
- a CDS encoding putative collagen-binding domain-containing protein, which produces MGLSHGMGGCGHTYGDHNIWQMWLPTRPPKSIARTPWTEALHHPGSQQMKYFRDLFEARPFWEMRRDKAMTMDSENVHAGWAQDGSFGVVYRPQGQPVTVSLEQISGESINVWWFNPRQNSSQLIGEFKRTKTRRFTPPSAGRNNDWVLVIDNASLSLPRLGFSYQNLIPKVKN